In Micromonospora sp. LH3U1, one genomic interval encodes:
- a CDS encoding VOC family protein, with amino-acid sequence MRTVYPILRYPDPRSAIDWLCSAFGFQVHAVHEAPDGAVAHAELVLDTGMIMLGGRADASPRPADDDWSVYVAVPDVDAHCAQARAAGAEITREPFDTDYGSRDYAARDLAGIVWAFGTYRP; translated from the coding sequence ATGCGAACCGTCTATCCGATCCTCCGTTACCCCGATCCCCGATCCGCGATCGACTGGCTCTGCTCCGCCTTCGGTTTCCAGGTGCATGCCGTGCACGAGGCGCCGGACGGCGCGGTCGCGCACGCCGAACTCGTCCTCGACACCGGTATGATCATGCTGGGCGGGCGGGCCGACGCGTCGCCTCGGCCGGCCGACGACGACTGGTCGGTCTACGTGGCAGTGCCGGACGTCGACGCGCACTGCGCCCAGGCGCGCGCAGCCGGCGCCGAGATCACACGCGAGCCGTTCGACACCGACTACGGCTCCCGCGACTACGCCGCCCGCGACCTGGCCGGCATCGTCTGGGCCTTCGGCACCTACCGCCCCTGA